A part of Clostridium novyi genomic DNA contains:
- a CDS encoding helix-turn-helix domain-containing protein, with protein MQLHTQIKKYRTNLNLSQEELAEKVYVTRQTISNWENNKTYPDIRSLLLLSTLFNISLDQLIKGDIKTMQEKINKSELQKFNRDGAIFTILLIILTISIVPLVVFFSYYGLIISAIIWGISMFYAHRIEIYKKNNDIQTYKEIIAFTKGKRLDEIAKAQEYVKRPYQKFLVVFICGLISFVVSMLFVWLLKSYIF; from the coding sequence TTGCAACTTCATACTCAAATAAAGAAATATAGAACAAACTTAAACTTATCACAAGAAGAACTAGCAGAAAAGGTTTACGTCACCAGACAAACTATTTCGAATTGGGAAAACAACAAAACTTATCCAGATATTCGCAGTCTTCTTCTACTTAGTACATTATTTAATATATCTCTTGATCAATTAATCAAAGGAGATATAAAGACTATGCAAGAAAAAATTAATAAAAGCGAACTTCAAAAATTCAATCGTGATGGAGCAATATTTACAATATTATTAATAATATTGACTATATCCATTGTTCCATTAGTTGTATTTTTCAGTTATTACGGACTAATTATTTCAGCTATAATATGGGGTATATCAATGTTCTATGCTCATAGAATTGAGATATATAAAAAGAATAATGATATTCAAACATATAAAGAAATTATAGCATTTACTAAAGGAAAGCGACTAGACGAAATTGCAAAAGCACAAGAATATGTGAAAAGACCATATCAAAAGTTTCTAGTTGTTTTTATATGTGGACTCATATCATTTGTTGTTTCTATGTTATTCGTTTGGTTATTGAAATCATATATCTTCTAA